A stretch of the Pseudorasbora parva isolate DD20220531a chromosome 13, ASM2467924v1, whole genome shotgun sequence genome encodes the following:
- the amigo1 gene encoding amphoterin-induced protein 1 — MQHPHINSVSEMPPSNKWCIRRALCLSFILALIPRTRGSTLNCHKMCICASNIVSCSKMNLTMVPSDLPNYTAVLDISFNEITGLRAQWTKHKLPKLHNLLLSHNGLDFLSSEAFIFVKELRYLDLSSNNLRQLDEYIFEPLTNLEVLLLYNNRISQIDRTAFSGLAGLQKLYLSQNLVSRFPLELVKDKNRLEKLSLLDLSSNRIKVLPIHDLQALPAWVKNGLYFHNNSLICDCELYSLMAHWYIRRFNSALDFKDDYKCVHPGPDKQVLRLYDLNTHMNCSTFKETDKEAYLEQTLTLSCDTRHRDMLKTWMLPGNIVLSSGNNRSTFLSDGSLEIKSVRPEDSGVYTCFALSEYLNETLYVVVKVHNFTLNGNNDTLNTAYTTLVGCLASVVLVLIYLYLTPCRCFCCPDQGKSKNHHEDSIHSSMLSATPTHDDMATKAELNRHVAFIDPKDLQGQNGKVNPNGEEEVDEDAMHGKGKRKKSLADSISSVFSDTPIVV, encoded by the coding sequence ATGCAACATCCACATATTAACAGCGTGTCAGAAATGCCCCCTTCTAATAAGTGGTGCATTAGGCGGGCTCTCTGCTTGTCCTTTATTCTTGCACTGATCCCCAGGACCAGAGGATCGACACTGAATTGTCACAAAATGTGCATATGCGCCAGTAACATTGTTAGCTGCTCCAAGATGAATCTGACAATGGTTCCGTCCGACCTGCCCAACTACACAGCTGTGCTTGACATTAGTTTTAACGAGATAACTGGACTACGTGCGCAATGGACCAAGCACAAACTTCCCAAACTCCACAACCTCTTGCTCAGCCACAACGGTTTGGATTTCCTCTCTTCGGAGGCGTTCATTTTCGTAAAGGAACTGCGCTACTTGGATCTTTCGTCAAATAATCTGCGCCAGCTAGACGAGTATATTTTTGAGCCACTGACAAATCTGGAGGTTCTGCTGCTCTACAACAATCGCATCTCGCAGATTGACCGCACGGCCTTCTCGGGTCTCGCCGGCCTGCAGAAGCTCTACCTGAGCCAGAACCTGGTGTCCCGCTTCCCCCTGGAGCTCGTCAAGGACAAGAACCGACTGGAAAAGCTAAGCCTGTTGGACTTGTCTTCCAATCGGATCAAAGTTCTCCCCATTCATGACCTCCAGGCGCTGCCTGCCTGGGTCAAGAACGGACTGTACTTCCACAACAACTCCCTCATCTGCGACTGCGAACTGTACAGTTTGATGGCTCACTGGTATATCCGACGATTCAATTCGGCTCTGGACTTCAAGGACGACTACAAGTGCGTACATCCCGGCCCAGATAAACAGGTGCTGCGTTTGTACGATCTCAACACTCATATGAACTGCAGCACGTTTAAAGAAACCGACAAAGAAGCTTATTTGGAGCAGACGCTCACCCTCAGCTGTGACACCAGGCATCGGGACATGTTAAAGACCTGGATGCTACCTGGAAACATAGTGTTATCTTCTGGCAATAACCGTAGCACTTTTCTCTCTGACGGCAGCCTTGAGATAAAATCAGTACGACCTGAGGACTCAGGTGTGTACACTTGCTTCGCCTTGAGTGAATACCTCAACGAAACGCTCTACGTGGTGGTCAAAGTCCACAACTTCACCCTCAATGGAAACAATGACACTCTCAACACTGCTTACACCACTTTGGTGGGCTGCTTGGCTAGTGTGGTCCTTGTTCTTATCTATCTGTACCTGACGCCCTGTCGCTGCTTCTGCTGTCCCGACCAGGGCAAATCGAAGAACCATCATGAAGACAGCATCCACTCCTCCATGCTCAGCGCCACCCCGACACATGACGATATGGCAACCAAAGCAGAGCTCAACAGGCATGTGGCCTTCATAGACCCCAAGGACCTGCAGGGGCAGAACGGAAAAGTAAATCCTAATGGAGAGGAAGAGGTAGATGAGGATGCCATGCACGGAAAAGGAAAGCGGAAGAAATCGTTGGCGGACTCCATTAGTTCTGTCTTTTCTGATACTCCCATTGTAGTCTGA